A stretch of Besnoitia besnoiti strain Bb-Ger1 chromosome V, whole genome shotgun sequence DNA encodes these proteins:
- a CDS encoding hypothetical protein (encoded by transcript BESB_060870) has protein sequence MVQELEKDAFSEVHPEGLTPPLISLIQRERMLNIFSEGLLEPFTQTLLNKAVKTCANGASCRLPFAGRCCVCTLPLPCEEMSHNYKNELILLGLYEDSAVDAAGADGTASPAEYYTRSLQVSLRETLADIGLHCQPRSGASHQGVWTSTTAGRRPKGGNVSAPSQSHTAGLHRGSESSTKLVGETQSLWCENESDRREAVPSPIECDSSVPAAEATAGYRYEARLSSAMTGKPSNATTSPTLPTDNKLSGLRRSYRDALLEPLQLRSPQNSSFAPRDRPSGDRDFSPFSVLYLAAGSPRTQMDDTNDRFFAGCLPERYRRDREVAVESLDNKRKTKEVEAAQIAKLLAIEKYKERKLDARLKELRERMQKELQNQSYLQEKEKKRELRNRFLRRQIEEYYRQRETEITKKRGAGFRRIRQTLHLSSEDGDVENPSEFRGKAVLTRGRDRLERGRTKGENARDSCNPGNAYSRGSPPAACPYLCDDCRQRAIQDAPVKAADDALPELQQGEGTAPLQQPSVDPVYPGTSQSPGMLPHLPTAPSQPYPDREQEQFPARGPRGTTQMPGDPVCPPPLHNVHLAAAANEIEHLLAASADDLVYASSWSWPSFQCGGLPGYGLKPDRLPDPTLKTASSFPFYASNQRKQPLKKRRVSQLVHAYSANNWTKKNGTARKANQKTEDVFTFGARQDTS, from the exons ATGGTGCAGGAGTTGGAGAAGGACGCTTTCAGCGAAGTCCACCCAGAAGGCCTCACTCCTCCTCTTATAAGCCTGATTCAG CGTGAGCGAATGCTGAATATTTTCAGCGAAGGGCTGTTGGAACCATTCACGCAGACCCTGCTCAACAAGGCTGTCAAGACGTGCGCGAACGGCGCTTCGTGCCGACTGCCGTTTGCCGGCAGGTGCTGTGTATGCACGCTTCCCCTCCCATGCGAAGAAATGAGCCATAACTATAAGAACGAGCTAATTCTCCTGGGGCTCTATGAGGATTCGGCCGTGGACGCGGCAGGAGCAGACGGCACTGCCTCACCCGCCGAATACTACACCAGGTCTCTGCAAGTTAGCCTCCGAGAGACCCTGGCTGACATTGGCCTCCATTGCCAACCGCGATCCGGCGCCTCTCACCAGGGCGTGTGGACGTCCACGACAGCCGGCCGCCGACCTAAAGGCGGAAATGTCTCGGCACCCAGCCAGTCACACACGGCTGGGCTTCACAGAGGGTCTGAGTCGTCAACGAAACTTGTGGGCGAAACTCAGTCACTATGGTGTGAAAATGAGTCAGACCGAAGGGAGGCTGTGCCATCACCCATCGAGTGCGACTCAAGCGTTCCAGCTGCTGAAGCCACAGCCGGCTACCGTTACGAAGCGCGGCTGTCCTCAGCAATGACGGGGAAACCATCCAACGCGACGACGTCGCCGACTCTGCCAACGGATAACAAGCTCTCAGGCCTAAGGCGAAGCTATCGAGATGCCCTTTTGGAGCCCCTTCAGCTGCGGTCGCCTCAAAACTCTTCGTTTGCCCCACGGGATAGGCCATCCGGTGACAGAGATTTCTCTCCATTCAGTGTCCTCTATCTGGCAGCTGGCAGCCCGAGAACTCAGATGGATGACACTAACGACAGATTTTTTGCTGGATGCCTTCCGGAGCGTTaccggcgcgaccgcgaagtGGCAGTGGAG tcTCTCGATAATaagagaaagacgaaagaagTTGAGGCAGCTCAG ATTGCCAAACTGCTTGCGATAGAAAAGTACAAGGAGCGCAAACTCGATGCCAGACTAAAGGAGCTTCGCGAGAGAATGCAAAAGGAGCTTCAGAACCAGAGCTACCTccaagaaaaagagaaaaagcgggAGCTGCGAAACAGATTTCTTCGCAGACAAATTGAGGAGTACTaccgacagagagagacagaaat AACCAAGAAACGAGGGGCGGGGTTTAGGAGAATCAGACAAACGCTACACTTGAGCTCAGAGGACGGCGATGTGGAAAACCCTTCAGAGTTCAGAGGCAAGGCGGTGTTGACAAGAGGGCGAGATCGACTTGAGCGTGGCAGAACTAAAGGTGAAAATGCGCGCGACTCTTGCAACCCCGGAAATGCGTACAGTCGTGGGAGTCCGCCAGCCGCGTGTCCCTACCTCTGCG ACGACTGCAGACAACGGGCTATCCAAGATGCGCCTGTCAAAGCAGCAGATGACGCGCTTCCTGAGTTGCAGCAGGGAGAAGGAACCGCGCCGCTGCAACAGCCCTCCGTCGATCCAGTTTACCCTGGAACCTCACAAAGCCCCGGCATGCTTCCTCACCTGCCGACCGCACCATCGCAGCCGTACCCT GACCGTGAACAAGAACAGTTTCCCGCGCGCGGACCTAGGGGTACTACGCAGATGCCCGGCGACCCCGTTTGCCCGCCGCCCCTTCACAACGTGCAcctggcggccgcagccaaTGAGATTGAACACCTGCTTGCAGCGTCGGCTGATGACCTCGTATACGCTTCATCTTGGTCGTGGCCTTCGTTCCAGTGCGGTGGCCTTCCCGGGTACGGTCTCAAGCCAGACCGACTTCCTGACCCTACGTTGAAGACTGCGAGCAGTTTCCCTTTCTATGCCTCGAACCAGCGAAAGCAACCGCTTAAGAAAAGAAGGGTGTCTCAACTGGTCCACGCATACAGCGCGAACAACTggacgaagaaaaacggaaCCGCAAGAAAG GCGAACCAGAAGACAGAGGATGTTTTCACTTTCGGCGCGCGACAAGATACATCATAG
- a CDS encoding putative proteasome (prosome, macropain) 26S subunit, non-ATPase, 9 (encoded by transcript BESB_060880) yields the protein MTDTAETLKALAVRQKKMEEEMEALADFLSQPGMPGLTGNLVDVEGFPRADIDLYAVRGARHRLAVLKTDYQEIRSQIEKELLALHAQGAVSVPRGESADRTKNLRTGASASADTEYALELCPYVPFAKIDELHEKSPASTAGFRLGDLVLQLGSVFIRNPNVTRTADAPGQPSVCVAEDDARGCTSVEEVFRKLRQEVESHKGENLCVTLLRNSDMVHLKLVPQTWEGMGLVGCRFTPVTQGML from the exons ATGACGGACACGGCTGAGACGTTGAAGGCCTTGGCTgtgaggcagaagaagatggAGGAGGAAATGGAGGCCTTAGCAGACTTCCTCAGTCAACCAG GTATGCCGGGTTTGACTGGAAATCTGGTAGACGTCGAGGGATTCCCTCGGGCAGATATCGATTTGTACGCCGTTCGTGGGGCACGTCACCGATTGGCTGTACTCAAGACCGACTATCAAGAGATCCGTTCACAGATCGAAAAAGAACTGCTTGCCTTGCACGCCCAGGGTGCCGTGTCGGTTCCTCGTGGCGAGTCGGCTGACCGCACGAAGAACCTCAGAACTGGGGCGTCCGCTTCCGCCGACACTGAATATG CTTTGGAATTGTGCCCGTACGTGCCGTTCGCAAAGATCGATGAGCTGCACGAGAAGAGTCCCGCATCAACGGCTGGCTTCAGGTTGGGAGATCTCGTTCTCCAACTTGGTTCAGTCTTCATCCGCAATCCGAATGTAACACGAACTGCAGATGCGCCTGGTCAACCCAGTGTCTGCGTTGCCGAAGATGACGCACGCGGCTGCACAAGCGTCGAGGAAGTCTTCCGAAAGCTTCGGCAGGAAGTGGAGAGCCACAAAGGAGAAAATCTCTGTGTCACACTCCTCCGAAACAGTGATATGGTACATCTGAAGCTCGTACCTCAAACATGGGAAGGCATGGGTCTCGTGGGATGCCGTTTTACACCCGTAACACAAGGGATGCTGTAG
- a CDS encoding hypothetical protein (encoded by transcript BESB_060890), with the protein MIGGKLSCEASTLNHTVDIQRPQQKWTPLQLLPAFAKSDHPELMQHLARLKQEIADLHDYNERVTKELRILQLKHASDFPRSGVRGHTGATQAPDAAFNEEGNGGGDIQLANLPLPAWTLDMQLMCPLISAYDRRIKDQQVLLERRETDVETLTSNIMTLTKENETLRTELRNKTSQLQALFASDGGSDNGAKTAGKTVSALLHEKRDLEELYSVTQEQTKVLLDQNHLMKTHVEHCEHAMASLRSQMKKVAQDEAACNQVRRQNDALQQLLEEAKTQLEALIEERDMLRSSEQKHRLELTTLKQTFSQLQQENSSLHQRVDDEHRIAQEAQEASKSKEAERKLHLQALETELAELQENFMQLSHQSEDADREAEKAREIIDYLEGKTVSLERENEQVKNNLTELQQKYQELAIEKEKLSVSASVVKKQLDEIREQHASEIALQRSMMDDRFEGTISQLQQQVEQLRQRSQDLAAANSDLTLRTEAAERRCKLADADAGQAKEELRSASKSQQALVQQLQQTKISVEKERDKLREDLDAVQKTTAAKLSAMAAEKQRMESELVEARFALSSGEQAKRHAEASVETLKRQVAELSSRNTSMEGELVGIRRRHETEIEQVKRNYAEKLAHTESKLRSLEHETHIKEQAIQLKRKEEEHRQNLKREYEAERDTMELKMTKLRSSNSQLRSKVVELVHFLEQPTSNKDSYLALSSSHDISSLRSACTKESLL; encoded by the coding sequence ATGATAGGAGGGAAGCTCTCGTGTGAGGCGAGCACGCTCAACCATACGGTCGACATCCAGCGACCACAGCAAAAATGGACTCCGCTTCAGCTCTTGCCCGCGTTCGCGAAGTCTGACCACCCCGAGTTGATGCAGCACTTAGCTCGCTTAAAGCAAGAGATCGCGGACCTCCACGACTACAATGAACGCGTAACAAAGGAACTCCGGATTCTGCAGCTGAAGCATGCCTCTGATTTCCCCCGCTCTGGAGTTCGTGGCCATACGGGCGCCACACAAGCACCCGACGCCGCTTTTAATGAAGAAGGAAATGGCGGAGGGGATATCCAGCTCGCAAATTTGCCCTTGCCGGCTTGGACACTTGATATGCAGCTGATGTGTCCTCTCATCTCGGCATACGACAGGCGGATCAAGGATCAACAGGTTCTTTtagagagacgcgagacggACGTTGAAACCCTAACAAGCAATATTATGACTTTGACAAAAGAGAACGAAACACTGAGGACAGAACTCCGTAACAAAACTAGTCAACTTCAGGCGCTTTTCGCTAGTGATGGTGGCAGTGACAATGGAGCCAAAACTGCCGGAAAAACTGTGTCTGCGTTGCTTCATGAAAAACGTGATCTTGAGGAACTCTACAGTGTAACGCAAGAACAAACGAAGGTTCTCCTTGACCAAAATCATCTTATGAAAACTCACGTGGAGCACTGCGAGCACGCCATGGCCTCATTACGCTCTCAAATGAAAAAAGTGGCGCAGGACGAAGCCGCTTGCAACCAAGTGCGAAGGCAAAATGACGCCTTGCAACAGCTACTAGAAGAAGCTAAAACTCAGCTTGAGGCTCTCAttgaagagagagacatgcTGCGCTCTAGCGAGCAAAAGCATCGTCTTGAGCTGACGACACTCAAGCAGACATTCTCTCAGCTTCAGCAGGAAAACTCGTCATTGCACCAGCGTGTGGACGATGAGCACCGGATCGCACAGGAAGCGCAGGAGGCATCAAAGTCAAAAGAAGCAGAAAGGAAACTACATCTTCAAGCTCTCGAAACTGAGCTTGCCGAGCTGCAAGAGAACTTCATGCAGCTGTCTCACCaaagcgaggacgcggaccgggaggcagagaaggctAGAGAAATTATTGACTACTTGGAGGGGAAGACGGTATCATTAGAACGAGAGAACGAACAAGTAAAAAACAACCTCACAGAGCTGCAACAGAAGTACCAAGAACTCGCTATCGAAAAAGAAaagctctctgtctccgcaaGTGTTGTAAAAAAGCAACTCGACGAAATCCGTGAGCAACACGCAAGCGAAATCGCCCTTCAGAGGAGCATGATGGATGATCGGTTCGAAGGGACGATATCCCAGCTTCAGCAGCAAGTCGAGCAGCTGAGACAAAGAAGCCAAGACTTAGCTGCAGCCAATTCAGATCTCACACTTCGCACtgaggcagcagagcgcaGGTGTAAACTAGCAGATGCGGATGCCGGCCAGGCAAAAGAGGAACTCCGGTCAGCTTCCAAATCTCAACAAGCTCTTGTTCAGCAGCTCCAACAAACGAAAATATCTGtggaaaaggagagagacaagcTCCGGGAGGACTTAGATGCCGTGCAAAAAACGACTGCAGCGAAACTGTCTGCAATGGCGGCTGAAAAGCAACGTATGGAATCCGAACTTGTTGAGGCTCGTTTCGCGCTTTCCTCTGGTGAACAAGCAAAACGTCATGCGGAGGCATCAGTTGAGACTCTCAAACGCCAGGTTGCCGAGCTGAGCAGCAGGAACACGTCCATGGAAGGCGAGCTCGTAGGTATTCGCCGAAGGCATGAGACCGAAATCGAGCAAGTGAAAAGGAATTACGCGGAAAAGTTGGCGCACACAGAATCAAAGCTTCGGTCCCTCGAGCACGAAACCCACATCAAAGAACAAGCCATACAGCtcaagagaaaagaagaagaacaTCGACAGAATCTGAAACGAGAATACGAGGCCGAACGTGATACAATGGAGTTAAAGATGACCAAACTCCGATCTTCCAACTCGCAACTACGGTCGAAAGTTGTAGAGCTGGTCCACTTCCTTGAACAGCCTACCTCTAACAAAGACTCTTATCTCGCGCTGAGCTCTTCTCATGATATAAGTAGCCTCCGCTCAGCGTGCACTAAAGAAAGCTTGCTGTAG
- a CDS encoding hypothetical protein (encoded by transcript BESB_060900) — MAPTSRGASEEVPGSSRATERSRAAGRPEDTASSNIDPQEREASSEESAASGESEPPTPGTVREELSKLVDGIAGEDGRIRLADFEKLSGCSVSILNALEMKLPRQNSWDASQVKEVLINEMIPQSTPPQSPVSSGIVTPRTDHPRVVVRALEPAGHPSVSVAVPEEAKPSHTRDLSHGSPRFETGSLPSPTVTVLDELAPPPPSPTSVTPTSPNAVTPLGVRTPLSPSYSSPRSRSQSPHQLMAAAAAAFRSVVPRLRLERLQRDAPVSADFMVSAPVVLRSTTRRTLDTPGTDGGARGESGETAGGDTATSTGLRLHAGEGGRRSPEELRALMRRVASPRHLSVVGAVGGSGFLGSPTGTATGLGSDDGGSALGTGGRGISPRPRSHTVCGSGRGSNLLESEQSQGPATPWLSPDLQEVAALLRQGEWYRSGGSADKIGDRHEYVGHGQGARYFERLDNVMDGDSMEQLVKRAKRKVFLYIQNAFQMPDDPTDTDGGDSLGFLLRPEGTGSRGRSLWSRCSPARLREAALEASRKDAAASNSAKETSLGSITAREELSSAKTGDDTSAGGGKPGMATGCNAGGNEGGTNKSQAADTRGALVLDRAHATQLKMTFLQMADFYLSVCYHLGALFSKEKENNLEERQHLQDTLDGYKKKVELAEQKLKLNFDLAQQQREQLDALERDIHARDGMDRRREGLISELQGRLKKQHQGHIEELRKRDEEAEESLRQYEVLKQKYIKMSDACAKLRERVEEADEKIATLTTAAAKRRASARSGESDKSKESREVPRKSIFAEEVVSYLAPPPTAVARPYSAPAVRRAERGPRMSILHNWSSRKAEENVEASGLSLLEEIQRSGTEMPLPQTVEKAVSESGSETEQGSTSSEPHESEAPSASESVAPVMPAAVVRLAEEEPSLPPPATPPESPRDPKSPPQKEQSAELSPRISLPMLPDVLVCPPPPTRLQAAVAKTVIRRFGEVVKLTFVRKWKELKGKKLRSQPLQPAVTRDVSSTLLELWEVKVNPEEPVEQLADLSVVGALSRQALILQIAQWRRRHERRHRRRLLAGRNVLQRLLCRSCVACSSCTAGYVSAPCGREHNSDWTVNRSLAYGASALFVGTEVL, encoded by the exons ATGGCGCCGACCTCACGGGGGGCCAGCGAGGAGGTGCCTGGCAGCTCGAGGGCTACCGAGAGGAGTAGAGCAGCCGGGAGGCCCGAGGACACAGCATCCTCTAATATTGACCCGCAGGAAAGAGAGGCGAGTTCAGAAGAATCTGCCGCGTCGGGCGAGTCAGAGCCACCTACTCCGGGGACCGTTAGAGAAGAGCTGTCAAAGCTTGTCGATGGAATTGCA GGCGAAGATGGAAGAATTCGTCTGGCTGACTTCGAAAAACTGTCCG GTTGCTCCGTTTCCATCTTGAACGCACTGGAGATGAAGCTCCCGCGCCAGAATTCGTGGGACGCCAGCCAAGTTAAAGAG GTTCTAATCAATGAAATGATCCCACAGTCTACTCCCCCGCAGTCCCCCGTAAGCTCAGGAATTGTGACACCGAGAACCGACCACCCGCGTGTGGTAGTCAGAGCGCTAGAACCCGCCGGTCATCCGTCTGTGTCGGTGGCCGTGCCAGAAGAGGCCAAACCATCACATACGCGGGATTTATCACATGGTTCGCCGCGCTTCGAGACGGGCTCCCTCCCTTCACCGACGGTGACTGTGCTTGATGAGctcgcccctccgcctccatcGCCCACATCTGTCACACCGACCTCACCCAATGCGGTGACGCCACTCGGCGTCCGAACGCCTCTTTCGCCGTCGTACAGCTCTCCACGTTCACGCTCCCAGAGTCCCCATCAGCTCatggcggctgctgctgcggcgttccGTAGTGTAGTCCCCCGTCTTCGTTtggagcggctgcagagggacgCCCCAGTCTCCGCCGATTTTATGGTCAGTGCGCCGGTTGTCCTCCGTTCAACCACACGTCGAACATTGGATACACCGGGCACCGATGGGGGAGCTCGTGGTGAATCGGGGGAGACTGCGGGGGGCGATACAGCAACTTCAACTGGACTCCGACTTCATGCCGGTGAGGGAGGACGGCGCAGCCCGGAAGAGCTAAGGGCACTGATGAGGCGCGTTGCGAGCCCGCGACACCTCAGTGTCGTTGGAGCCGTGGGAGGTAGCGGCTTTCTTGGGTCTCCGACGGGTACAGCGACAGGTCTTGGTAGTGACGATGGAGGCAGTGCTCTGGGcacaggcggccgcggcatcAGCCCTCGGCCGAGGTCTCACACCGTCTGTGGGTCTGGGCGGGGATCGAACCTGCTGGAATCCGAGCAGAGCCAGGGTCCTGCCACGCCGTGGCTGTCGCCCGACCTTCAGGAAGTAGCCGCGTTACTGCGGCAGGGCGAATGGTATCGTTCAGGGGGGAGTGCAGACAAAATAGGCGATCGCCATGAATACGTTGGGCATGGGCAAGGCGCCCGGTACTTCGAACGCCTGGACAACGTTATGGACGGCGATAGCATGGAGCAGCTCGTGAAACGGGCGAAACGGAAAGTTTTTCTTTATA TTCAAAATGCCTTTCAGATGCCAGACGATCCTACAGACACGGATGGCGGGGATAGTCTCGGTTTTTTACTTCGTCCAGAAGGCACAGGATCCCGCGGGCGCAGTTTGTGGAGCCGTTGTAGCCCTGCACGTTTGCGAGAGGCAGCGTTGGAAGCGTCTCGAAAGGATGCTGCTGCAAGTAATTCCGCTAAGGAGACATCTCTAGGCAGCATCACCGCTAGGGAGGAACTGTCAAGCGCAAAAACTGGCGACGACACATCCGCGGGCGGTGGGAAACCTGGCATGGCCACGGGATGCAATGCCGGAGGAAACGAGGGCGGCACCAATAAATCACAGGCGGCTGAtacgcgcggcgcccttgTTCTGGATCGAGCACACGCGACGCAGCTGAAGATGACATTTCTTCAAATGGCGGACTTCTATTTGTCTGTGTGCTACCATCTCGGCGCGCTTTTCAgcaaggagaaggagaacaACCTAGAGGAGCGCCAGCAT cttcaAGACACACTGGACGGATACAAGAAGAAGGTTGAGTTGGCGGAGCAAAAACTTAAGTTGAATTTCGAC CtcgcacagcagcagcgcgagcagcttGATGCACTGGAGAGAGATATTCACGCTCGCGATGGCATGGATCGCAGGAGA GAGGGTTTGATAAGCGAGTTGCAAGGGCGGCTCAAGAAACAGCACCAGGGGCATATCGAAGAACTACGAaagcgagacgaggaggcagaggagagtCTACGCCAATACGAGGTTTTGAAACAGAAGTACATTAA AATGTCCGATGCGTGCGCGAAGTTGCGCGAGCGCGTAGAGGAAGCTGATGAGAAAATTGCAACGCTGACTACCGCTGCGGCTAAACGTAGAGCTagcgcccgcagcggggAGAGTGACAAATCAAAGGAGTCCCGCGAGGTGCCCAGGAAGTCGATATTCGCTGAAGAGGTTGTGTCTTATCTGGCACCTCCTCCAACTGCTGTCGCGCGTCCGTATAGTGCCCCAGCGGTGAGGAGAGCAGAGCGGGGTCCTCGAATGTCAATCTTGCACAATTGGTCATcgcggaaggcagaggagaatGTGGAAGCTTCCGGTTTGTCGCTGCTCGAGGAAATCCAGCGAAGTGGTACAGAAATGCCGTTGCCACAGACGGTGGAGAAAGCAGTATCAGAGTCGGGGTCTGAAACTGAGCAAGGATCGACCTCATCTGAACCCCATGAATCTGAAGCGCCTTCTGCATCCGAGAGTGTCGCTCCTGTCATGCCCGCCGCTGTGGTCCGTCTGGCTGAGGAGGAGCCATCCCTTCCGCCTCCGGCAACCCCTCCAGAAAGTCCACGTGACCCGAAGAGTCCTCCACAGAAGGAACAGTCTGCGGAATTGTCACCTCGCATCTCCCTTCCCATGTTGCCAGACGTCTTAGTGTGTCCTCCACCACCAACGAGATTGCAGGCTGCCGTGGCGAAGACTGTCATCCGACGGTTTGGAGAAGTCGTGAAATTGACGTTCGTGAGAAAATGGAAGGAACTGAAAGGCAAAAAGCTGCggtcgcagccgctgcagccagcgGTAACGCGCGATGTGAGTAGTACGCTGCTGGAGTTGTGGGAGGTCAAGGTAAATCCAGAGGAGCCTGTCGAACAGTTGGCAGATCTGTCCGTCGTCGGTGCGTTGAGCCGGCAGGCTTTGATACTACAAATAGCTCAGTGGCGAAGGAGGCACGAACGTCGGCATCGACGTCGTCTGTTAGCTGGGAGAAatgtgctgcagcggctcttGTGCCGAAGCTGTGTAGCTTGCTCCTCGTGTACAGCCGGCTACGTGTCCGCACCATGCGGTCGCGAGCATAATAGTGACTGGACCGTAAATCGTTCACTAGCGTACGGGGCGTCTGCCCTGTTCGTGGGAACAGAGGTGCTATGA
- a CDS encoding hypothetical protein (encoded by transcript BESB_060910) produces the protein MSAATGLRFALNEIRQFVSPWVPLTIVGVPCFANAYGMIMFKHHSFFNNKPNENVSRFEGEAKGGDH, from the coding sequence ATGTCGGCGGCAACGGGTCTGCGCTTCGCACTCAACGAGATCAGACAGTTCGTGTCTCCATGGGTTCCCCTGACCATTGTGGGTGTCCCCTGCTTCGCGAACGCTTACGGCATGATCATGTTCAAGCATCACAGTTTTTTCAACAACAAGCCAAACGAGAACGTGTCGAGGTTCGAAGGGGAAGCTAAGGGTGGAGACCACTAA